From the Leptospira sp. WS60.C2 genome, one window contains:
- a CDS encoding efflux RND transporter permease subunit has translation MGSSIVQYFLSKSLFVNLLTFLIILVGGFTAATMNREAFPNINFDIVSVTTIYPGAAPADVEKLVTKPLEDAIKEVDGIKEFRSASLENRSGIIITIDPNTKNTQKVVDDLKSAIDRIQDLPTEAEDPIVTEITTARQPVIEIHLSSALHDGKSILTAKELRDQAKLLEEKLKELPTVARITKRGWREREMKVDLNPDKLKALSLSSTQVINALRLRNINFPGGNINERAKEIIVRTVGEFDTAEEIENVFIRTNDAGRSVRIKDVAKVTEGFEDAEYLDKSNGNIAIALTVIKREKADAISVVDESKKVVQTFISGSNGTIKHAFVNDLSKYIRRRLGVLTSNAVSGLILVTASLFVFLGWRMALMTALGIPISIAMTFVAMNYMGLTLNLISMMGLIIVIGILVDDAIIICENVYRHLEMGEEPFEAAMRGTSEVLAPVTATVTTTIAAFGPMLFMTGIFGKFIHSIPLVVILSLLSSLFEAFFMLPSHLYDVSKASDMKGEVKEESHWFLRFKENTYLPLLRFALTNRWKMVGLLLGLFVFSLALQAKFGKFKLFPGAIETFQVRVTAETGLTLEETDRFIRAIEHSISKLPEGEVENFISRVGIIQKDPNDPFTKRGKNYAQVMVYLTPDDNRDRSTEKIIEVVRENTKYLLNEKALALLEEKLAKENLEKKEEPKIQNEPIPTEFLSLKGRLVNLEFEKLAGGPPVGKPVAIEIKGDDFGTLRKIGAEYKAALAKIKGVTDIGDDFNEGKDEIRVSVDEALASFAGVSVQSVSLAINTALQGTVSTKIKRADEEVDVRVRFPEEYRSSLSHLNKVYVNNLTGNLIPVSRLTSYDRNPGRASINHLDGKRLLTVTSNIDETVTTSRQVNIEAKQLTEGIIAKYPGYSVRFSGENKDTEESMASLGRAFLVGLLIIYMILASLFRSLAQPLIVMSAIPFAVIGVIFAFLVHGQPFSFLAFLGIIGLAGVVVNDSIVLVDCANQLRIEDPSKSTFELLVEAGSIRLRAVLLTTVTTVLGLLPTAYGIGGKDPFLVPMALAFGWGLAFATFITLIMVPVFYLNLYHFRDAVALKFKNRKKQFV, from the coding sequence ATGGGTTCATCCATCGTTCAGTATTTTCTTTCCAAAAGTTTATTCGTAAACCTACTTACCTTTCTCATTATCCTCGTAGGTGGATTCACTGCAGCCACGATGAACAGGGAAGCATTTCCCAATATCAATTTTGATATTGTGAGTGTAACCACAATCTATCCAGGAGCTGCCCCTGCGGATGTAGAGAAACTTGTCACTAAACCGTTGGAAGACGCCATCAAGGAAGTAGATGGAATCAAAGAATTTCGTTCTGCTTCACTTGAAAATCGCTCGGGGATCATCATCACAATTGACCCCAATACGAAGAATACGCAAAAAGTCGTCGATGATCTCAAATCTGCTATCGATCGCATCCAAGACCTTCCAACAGAAGCGGAAGACCCCATTGTCACTGAGATAACAACCGCAAGGCAACCCGTGATCGAAATCCATCTTTCTTCCGCTCTACACGATGGAAAATCGATTCTAACCGCCAAGGAACTAAGAGACCAAGCAAAACTCCTAGAAGAAAAACTAAAGGAACTACCGACGGTTGCAAGAATCACCAAACGCGGTTGGCGTGAAAGAGAAATGAAGGTAGACCTTAACCCAGACAAATTAAAGGCTTTGTCTCTTTCCTCCACGCAAGTCATCAATGCTTTACGCCTTCGCAATATCAATTTTCCAGGTGGGAATATCAATGAAAGAGCCAAGGAAATTATAGTTCGAACTGTCGGCGAATTTGATACTGCGGAAGAGATAGAAAATGTGTTTATTCGTACCAATGATGCTGGAAGGTCGGTTCGAATCAAAGATGTAGCAAAAGTTACGGAAGGATTTGAAGATGCAGAATACTTAGATAAATCGAATGGCAATATAGCGATCGCACTCACGGTTATCAAACGGGAAAAAGCGGATGCCATTAGTGTTGTTGACGAATCCAAAAAAGTAGTCCAAACCTTTATTAGTGGTTCAAATGGAACCATCAAACACGCGTTTGTAAATGATTTATCCAAATACATCCGAAGAAGACTTGGAGTCCTAACCTCGAATGCTGTATCAGGTCTTATCTTAGTAACAGCTTCTTTATTCGTGTTTTTAGGATGGCGGATGGCTCTTATGACAGCGCTTGGAATTCCCATCTCTATCGCAATGACCTTTGTTGCGATGAATTATATGGGACTGACACTCAACCTAATCTCCATGATGGGACTCATCATTGTCATAGGTATCTTGGTTGATGATGCTATCATCATTTGTGAAAACGTTTACCGACATTTGGAAATGGGAGAAGAACCTTTCGAAGCTGCGATGCGAGGAACAAGTGAGGTATTAGCTCCAGTAACGGCCACTGTTACAACGACCATTGCTGCATTTGGTCCGATGCTATTTATGACAGGGATCTTTGGTAAATTCATTCATTCCATACCCTTAGTAGTCATCCTTTCTCTCCTAAGCTCTCTTTTTGAAGCCTTCTTTATGTTACCTTCTCATTTATACGATGTCAGTAAAGCGAGTGACATGAAAGGTGAAGTGAAAGAAGAATCCCATTGGTTCCTTCGTTTTAAAGAAAATACATACTTACCACTTTTAAGATTTGCTCTTACGAACAGATGGAAGATGGTGGGACTCCTTCTTGGCTTATTTGTTTTTTCACTTGCTTTGCAAGCAAAATTCGGGAAATTCAAACTTTTCCCTGGAGCCATTGAAACTTTCCAAGTGCGAGTCACTGCGGAAACTGGTTTAACGCTCGAAGAAACTGACAGATTCATTAGAGCCATCGAACATTCAATCTCCAAACTTCCTGAAGGTGAAGTTGAGAATTTTATCTCTCGAGTAGGTATCATTCAAAAAGACCCGAATGACCCTTTTACCAAACGAGGTAAGAACTATGCACAGGTGATGGTGTATCTTACACCAGATGATAATAGAGATCGTTCCACAGAAAAGATCATAGAAGTGGTAAGGGAAAACACAAAGTATTTACTCAATGAAAAGGCACTGGCTTTACTCGAAGAAAAACTTGCAAAAGAAAATTTAGAGAAAAAAGAAGAACCAAAAATCCAAAACGAGCCAATTCCCACAGAATTCCTATCTCTGAAAGGTAGGTTAGTGAATCTAGAATTTGAAAAACTCGCTGGTGGACCTCCTGTTGGAAAACCTGTTGCCATCGAAATCAAAGGGGATGACTTTGGCACCTTACGGAAAATTGGTGCGGAATATAAAGCTGCTCTTGCCAAGATCAAAGGAGTCACAGATATCGGTGATGATTTTAATGAAGGAAAAGATGAAATCCGAGTGTCTGTGGATGAAGCACTAGCTTCTTTTGCGGGTGTAAGTGTACAGTCTGTTTCCCTGGCTATCAACACCGCCTTACAAGGAACAGTCTCCACCAAAATCAAAAGGGCGGATGAAGAAGTGGATGTACGAGTCCGTTTTCCAGAAGAATATCGCTCCTCTCTTTCTCACTTAAACAAAGTATATGTCAACAATCTCACAGGAAATTTAATTCCTGTTTCTAGGCTAACGAGTTATGACAGAAATCCAGGAAGAGCCTCTATCAACCACTTAGATGGGAAACGATTGTTAACCGTCACCTCCAACATCGATGAAACCGTCACCACATCGAGACAAGTCAACATCGAAGCAAAACAATTGACAGAAGGCATCATAGCGAAATACCCTGGGTATTCGGTTCGATTCTCAGGAGAAAACAAAGACACAGAAGAATCAATGGCCTCACTTGGGAGAGCCTTCCTTGTAGGACTTCTCATCATTTATATGATCCTTGCTTCCCTCTTCCGTTCTTTGGCACAACCACTGATTGTGATGAGTGCCATTCCATTTGCTGTGATTGGAGTTATTTTCGCATTTTTGGTGCATGGACAACCTTTCTCCTTTTTAGCATTCCTTGGAATCATCGGTCTTGCGGGGGTGGTGGTAAATGACTCCATTGTCCTTGTAGATTGTGCAAACCAGTTACGAATCGAAGATCCGTCCAAATCAACATTTGAATTATTAGTAGAAGCAGGAAGCATTCGCTTAAGAGCTGTTTTGTTAACAACTGTCACAACTGTTCTTGGCCTTCTTCCGACTGCGTATGGGATTGGAGGCAAGGATCCATTCCTTGTACCAATGGCTCTCGCATTTGGTTGGGGACTTGCTTTTGCAACCTTTATCACTCTCATCATGGTTCCTGTGTTTTATTTAAACTTGTACCATTTCCGTGATGCTGTTGCGTTAAAGTTCAAAAATCGTAAAAAACAATTTGTGTAG
- the def gene encoding peptide deformylase, which produces MAVRKILKIGNPILRQTSEDVTETEIQTKEFKKLIRDMFETMRHADGVGLAAPQIGVLKKLVVVGQDDDNGRYPGTPEVPNQIILNPEITPLAPPGDGFWEGCLSVPGMRGYVERPNKIRMKWRDENFEEHDEVIEGYRAIVLQHECDHLFGVLYVDRLKSTKLFGFNEDIDTAGKLLD; this is translated from the coding sequence ATGGCAGTACGTAAAATTTTGAAAATTGGGAATCCTATCCTTAGGCAAACGAGTGAAGACGTTACCGAAACCGAAATCCAAACCAAGGAATTCAAAAAACTGATTCGTGACATGTTTGAAACCATGCGCCATGCCGATGGAGTGGGTCTTGCCGCCCCTCAAATTGGTGTTTTGAAAAAATTGGTTGTGGTTGGTCAAGACGACGACAACGGGCGTTACCCAGGAACTCCTGAAGTTCCAAACCAAATCATCCTAAATCCAGAAATCACTCCTCTAGCACCTCCTGGTGATGGCTTTTGGGAAGGCTGTCTGTCCGTTCCAGGAATGCGTGGTTATGTGGAACGTCCAAACAAAATTCGCATGAAATGGCGAGATGAAAACTTCGAAGAACATGATGAAGTTATCGAAGGTTATAGAGCCATCGTATTACAACATGAATGCGATCATCTTTTTGGTGTCTTGTATGTGGACCGATTAAAAAGTACAAAATTATTTGGCTTTAACGAAGACATAGATACAGCAGGAAAGTTGTTAGATTAG